In Rhodospirillum rubrum ATCC 11170, a genomic segment contains:
- the cobS gene encoding cobaltochelatase subunit CobS, with translation MDVAAEYPVDKPDTQVSVRDVFGIESDLTVPAFTEVSEHVPDRDDAYCFDRDTTLAVLAGFAFNRRVMIQGYHGTGKSTHIEQIASRLNWPCIRVNLDSHVSRIDLVGKDAIVLRDGLQVTEFREGILPWCLQRPIALTFDEYDAGRADVMFVIQRVLEVEGRLTLLDQNKVIRPHPYFRLFATANTVGLGDTTGLYHGTQQINQGQMDRWNIVATLNYLEHDVEVGIALAKRPEYDTPEGRAKINAMVGVADLSRSGFINGDISTVMSPRTVLTWAENATIFGDDAFAFRVTFLNKCDETERPIIAEYYQRCFGKELPESAAFRTAFL, from the coding sequence ATGGACGTCGCTGCTGAGTATCCCGTTGATAAACCCGACACCCAGGTTTCCGTGCGGGACGTGTTCGGTATCGAGTCCGATCTGACCGTGCCGGCCTTCACCGAGGTGTCCGAGCACGTTCCCGATCGCGACGACGCCTATTGCTTCGACCGCGACACCACTTTGGCCGTTCTCGCCGGGTTCGCCTTCAATCGCCGGGTGATGATCCAGGGCTATCACGGCACCGGCAAATCCACCCATATCGAGCAGATCGCCTCGCGCCTCAACTGGCCGTGCATCCGCGTCAATCTTGACAGCCACGTCAGCCGCATCGATCTGGTCGGCAAGGATGCCATCGTTTTGCGCGACGGGCTGCAGGTTACGGAATTCCGCGAGGGAATCCTCCCCTGGTGTCTGCAGCGGCCGATCGCCCTGACCTTTGACGAATACGACGCCGGGCGGGCCGATGTGATGTTCGTCATCCAGCGGGTGCTCGAGGTCGAAGGCCGGTTGACCCTGCTCGATCAGAACAAGGTGATCCGCCCCCACCCCTATTTCCGTCTGTTCGCCACCGCCAATACGGTTGGCCTGGGCGATACCACCGGGCTTTATCACGGCACCCAGCAGATCAATCAGGGGCAGATGGACCGCTGGAACATCGTCGCCACGCTGAATTACCTGGAGCACGACGTGGAGGTGGGGATCGCCCTGGCCAAGCGTCCCGAATACGACACCCCCGAAGGCCGGGCCAAGATCAACGCCATGGTCGGCGTGGCCGATCTGTCGCGCAGCGGCTTCATCAACGGCGATATCTCGACCGTGATGTCGCCGCGCACCGTGCTGACCTGGGCCGAGAACGCCACCATCTTTGGCGATGACGCCTTCGCCTTCCGCGTGACCTTCCTGAACAAATGCGACGAGACCGAACGTCCGATCATCGCCGAGTATTATCAGCGGTGCTTTGGTAAGGAGCTCCCCGAGAGTGCGGCCTTCCGCACCGCCTTCCTGTGA
- a CDS encoding BolA family protein has protein sequence MTLAAPSSATPIRDRLESKLRAGLAPETLIIRDDSRKHAGHGDRLAALAPADQGGHAPIDGAGETHFSLDIVSARFSGMSRLERQRLVNALVAEELRERVHALSLRCRSPEEQA, from the coding sequence ATGACCCTCGCCGCCCCGTCCTCCGCCACCCCGATCCGTGACCGCCTGGAAAGCAAGCTGCGGGCCGGTCTCGCCCCCGAAACCCTGATCATTCGCGATGACTCGCGCAAGCATGCCGGCCATGGCGATCGCCTCGCCGCCCTCGCCCCGGCCGATCAGGGCGGCCATGCGCCGATCGACGGCGCCGGCGAGACCCATTTCAGCCTCGACATCGTTTCGGCGCGCTTTTCCGGGATGTCGCGCTTGGAGCGCCAGCGTCTGGTCAACGCCTTGGTGGCCGAGGAACTGCGCGAGCGCGTGCATGCCCTGTCGCTGCGCTGCCGCAGTCCCGAAGAGCAGGCCTGA
- a CDS encoding J domain-containing protein, whose product MALDAAAAKSTAPSPPLDGFANGPGLAPRRCDHAGCGAEGLYRAPKDRGLREYYWFCLVHVQDYNRTWNYYGAMSEAEIEREIRHSTVWNRPTWPLGERAVNARPGTESPFADPFGLFEEQNGEAARARVSREGARYREDGPRARAMRVLDLEEPLTLDGLKSRYKVLVKRYHPDANGGDKDSEERFKIVNEAYHVLVNVLNA is encoded by the coding sequence ATGGCATTGGACGCGGCGGCCGCAAAAAGCACCGCGCCGTCCCCCCCCCTTGATGGCTTTGCGAACGGCCCGGGGCTGGCGCCGCGCCGTTGTGATCACGCGGGGTGTGGCGCCGAGGGGCTCTACCGCGCCCCCAAGGATCGCGGCCTGCGCGAGTATTACTGGTTCTGTCTTGTTCACGTGCAGGACTATAATCGCACATGGAATTATTATGGCGCCATGAGCGAGGCCGAGATCGAGCGGGAGATCCGCCATTCCACGGTGTGGAACCGCCCGACTTGGCCGCTGGGCGAACGCGCCGTCAACGCCCGTCCCGGAACGGAGTCGCCTTTCGCCGACCCCTTTGGCCTGTTCGAGGAACAAAACGGCGAGGCCGCCCGCGCCCGGGTCTCGCGCGAGGGCGCCCGCTACCGCGAGGATGGGCCGCGCGCCCGGGCGATGCGGGTGCTTGATCTTGAAGAACCCCTGACCCTGGACGGACTGAAAAGCCGCTACAAGGTCTTGGTCAAACGCTATCACCCCGACGCCAACGGCGGGGACAAGGACTCCGAGGAGCGTTTCAAGATAGTCAACGAAGCCTATCACGTGCTGGTCAACGTCCTGAACGCGTGA